In the genome of Pyrobaculum islandicum DSM 4184, the window CCGACATAGCAAATATCGCGGCCGAGCTAGGTATTTTAACCTTTTTTATCACAGACAGTCCCCGGGACAATTTCATAATCCTAGGCCCTGTAGTTGTCAAAAGAGCAGATCGGGAGCTCAAGATAGAGGGGGGCAGATATATCGTACATTTAAACGGAGCGCTTTATGCAGACGAATTGTAATTTTTTTAAAGTGATACGTAGCTCGACGTGTGTTAAAGAAAGAAGAAGTTAAAAAAGTCGTGAGGCCCGAAGCCCCTCAATATGTGAAAGACGTTGTTGAACATCCTCCGTTTAGAGTTACTACAAACACGACTCTGGAGACTCTCGCCTCGTATCTGAGAAAATTCCCAATCGACGTAGTGCCTGTGTTTAAATCTATCTTTTCAGAAGACGTAGCTGGAGTTGTATATCCACATACATCCCTCTTGATAAAAAGTAAGAAGCTAGATGCCAAAATAGGCGATTTCTTAAATCCGCCGATCGTAGTCAAGGAGAGTTGGAAAATAGAGAACGTTGCCGAGATTTTAATAGCGGAATCTAAGTGGGGCGCAGTTGTAGTAGATGAAGAGGGGAAATACGTCGGAATTGTGACGTTGAGAGGTCTCCTGTCGGCTCTTGCGCTAAAAGAGCCTAAGGCTAAGTCTGTTGCCGCTATTTACACCCCCCTAGGCGAGAAGAAAAGCAGAGCGGGGTTTGTGAAAGCTATTGAGAGAGTATCTAAAATTTTCAAAAAGCTTGTCGGGGGCGAGGTAGATGGCTATGTAGTTCTCAGCAGAGAAAACGGCGCCGTTGGGATTTTGACGATTTGGGACTTTGTAAAGTCGCGGAGGTGGTACAGAGGCGCAGGCGAGCCCAGGCCGCTATTTGGCACTCGCGTGACTAGAGGCGAGAGTAAGCACACGGGAGTTGTAAGAGTGTGGAGAATTATGTTTAGAGGCGTAGCTGTAGCAACGCCTGAAACACCTGTGGAAGAGGTGGCGAAGTATATGGCTACGACTGGGTTATATGTAGTACCAGTCGTCGACAAAGACCAGAGGGTCATAGGAGCTGTAACTGTGTGGGACATACTACATGCATATTTATATGGGCCTAAAGAGGGGAGGGAGGATATAGAGGTTAGAAAAGCTATAGAGATAGTTGTTGAAAAACCGACGTTAGAAACCGCAATAGGGATTAGGCCGTCTAAACACGTCACAGGCTTAAGAGCTAGAGACGTAATGTTAACCG includes:
- a CDS encoding CBS domain-containing protein, with the translated sequence MLKKEEVKKVVRPEAPQYVKDVVEHPPFRVTTNTTLETLASYLRKFPIDVVPVFKSIFSEDVAGVVYPHTSLLIKSKKLDAKIGDFLNPPIVVKESWKIENVAEILIAESKWGAVVVDEEGKYVGIVTLRGLLSALALKEPKAKSVAAIYTPLGEKKSRAGFVKAIERVSKIFKKLVGGEVDGYVVLSRENGAVGILTIWDFVKSRRWYRGAGEPRPLFGTRVTRGESKHTGVVRVWRIMFRGVAVATPETPVEEVAKYMATTGLYVVPVVDKDQRVIGAVTVWDILHAYLYGPKEGREDIEVRKAIEIVVEKPTLETAIGIRPSKHVTGLRARDVMLTDIPSVNIRDTLSRIRKVFLRSRSSIVAVLDDGGKIVGFITRRDFLTYIAEKSLGYWKRQKGKMLILKEQVAPGETVRILVEEGTAGDIMKTNYPVVAPNTTVEEIAYKMLAAGTDYVVIVGEDNTPIGVVTKDELIKAFKERGRKAKVGELMTPAEIATVNFFASLHSVIKKINAYELDGVVVTEGNDIKGVVSVDDLALRPIEETLRGEKIIFFTKSGVLRKVSTGLRRLRYSKVGTLMAFDVMRPVSLNISINNDVGEIIDKLLENGVLPVFDEQGRLVGVLNKMDIVKDLARVYITYAMPEKVAEVKEMEREIKQS